Proteins found in one Saccharomyces kudriavzevii IFO 1802 strain IFO1802 genome assembly, chromosome: 11 genomic segment:
- the STE6 gene encoding ATP-binding cassette a-factor transporter STE6 (similar to Saccharomyces cerevisiae STE6 (YKL209C); ancestral locus Anc_1.527) yields MNFLRNFRNTRRYHIFQNLSVCKDYKLLLMMLISTVATGLVPAVTSILTGRVFDLLSVFVLSGSHHDLYRQLLQRSMAVMALGVASAPVMWLSLTSWMHIGERQGFRIRSMLLEAYLKKKPIEWYDANETLLGDFTQINRCVEELRSSSAEASAITFQNLVAICALIGTSFFYSWSLTLIILCSSPIIALFAVAFCRMIHIYTKKENTETGKAAQLLTWSMNAAQLVRLYCTQPLERKKFEEIVSNCNTFFIKSCFYLAANAGVLRFLTLTMFVQGFWFGSTMIRKGRLNINDVITCFHSCIMLGTTLNNTLHQIVVLQKGEVALEKIMTLLENGPKRNTSNTIELYQPLIDYATGDLVFENVSFAYPSRPTETILQNAGIKFPGGQFTFIVGKSGSGKSTISNLLLKFYDGYDGSISINGRNIQTIPQKSLIENITVVEQRCTLFNNTLKNNILLGSTGSIRNADSNTIDNNNLIKEACRMALLDRLILDLPDGLETIIGSGGITLSGGQQQRVAIARAFIRDTPILFLDEAISALDIVHRNLLMKAIRHWRKGKTTIILTHQLSQIEADDYLYLMQDGKVIESGIQSELLVDSTTTFSKWYHLQEDYFDAKTVVNTKTEEKSISTMESFNSQLKTPKFESGLNNLGYDEADRLSFYETVHLRRSNNKTRRIRIGDDNHEYAVKQQNDIENANGPQILSVSHIMKTMIKSIRYKKILILGLLCSLIAGATNPVFSYTFSFLLEGIVPSTDGNTSSSFYLAKWSFVVLGVAAADGIFNFAKGFLLGYCSEYWIMDLRNEIMEKVTRKNINWFSGENNKAAEISALVMNDLRDLRSLVSEFLSAMTSFITVSTIGLVWALISGWKLSLVCISMFPLIIIFSVIYGSSLQTYETDYKSSVAQLENCLYQIVTSIKTIKCLQAEFHFQLTYHDMKTKMEGIASKRAIATGFGVSMTNMIAMCIQAILYYYGLKLVMVHEYTSKKMFATFTLLLFTIMSCTTLVGQIPDISRGQRAASWIYRILDEAECTLEIEDNNGRVLGISGGTYYGNSNKPIVSIQNLTFAYPSAPNISIYKRMDLNMFCGQTVGIVGESGSGKSTLVLLLTGLYACKVGCIEIDGTDVNDWNLTSLRREISVVEQKPSLFDGSIRDNLTYGCLGQMPDFELYDALKYVGIYDFVASLPQSLDTRIDTNLLSGGQAQRLCIARALLRKSKILILDECTSALDSVSSRIINDIVKKGPPALLTMVITHNEEMMRCCSSVVVFKDGKIVEEGSFDTLYNDHKELFRIISPAEVVERK; encoded by the coding sequence ATGAACTTTCTTCGAAATTTTAGGAATACAAGACGCTATCACATCTTCCAGAACTTGAGCGTATGTAAGGACTACAAGCTATTATTGATGATGTTGATAAGTACCGTGGCGACGGGCCTGGTGCCGGCAGTCACTTCTATTTTAACAGGCAGAGTGTTTGATCTACTATCAGTCTTTGTGCTTAGTGGATCTCATCATGATTTATACCGGCAGCTGCTACAAAGGTCAATGGCGGTAATGGCACTCGGGGTTGCTTCTGCGCCCGTTATGTGGCTTTCATTAACATCCTGGATGCACATTGGCGAGAGACAGGGCTTTAGAATACGGTCGATGTTACTGGAGGCatatttaaagaaaaagccCATCGAATGGTATGATGCTAACGAAACATTACTAGGAGATTTTACTCAAATAAACAGGTGCGTGGAAGAGCTAAGATCAAGTTCAGCGGAGGCATCTGCCATAACTTTTCAGAATCTCGTTGCCATATGCGCGCTTATAGGGACGTCATTCTTTTATTCCTGGTCATTGACTTTGATCATCCTATGTAGTTCCCCCATAATTGCTCTTTTTGCAGTAGCATTTTGCAGAATGATCCACATATATACAAAGAAGGAGAATACCGAAACAGGTAAAGCGGCCCAGTTGCTTACATGGTCAATGAATGCCGCTCAGTTGGTGAGATTGTATTGTACCCAGCCTttggaaaggaaaaaatttgaagagatTGTTTCAAATTGTAACACTTTCTTTATTAAGAGTTGCTTCTATTTAGCTGCAAATGCTGGGGTGCTACGGTTTTTAACGCTGACTATGTTTGTACAAGGATTTTGGTTTGGCTCAACCATGATCAGAAAGGGCAGATTGAATATTAATGATGTCATTACTTGCTTCCACTCCTGTATTATGTTAGGCACCACCTTAAATAATACCCTACATCAAATAGtagttcttcaaaagggTGAAGTAGCTCTAGAGAAAATCATGACTTTATTAGAAAACGGACCTAAACGAAATACTTCGAATACTATAGAACTTTACCAACCTCTAATAGACTACGCAACTGGTGATttggtttttgaaaatgtttcgTTTGCATATCCAAGTAGACCTACTGAAACTATTTTGCAGAACGCTGGTATAAAATTTCCTGGAGGTCAGTTCACCTTTATAGTTGGTAAATCAGGCTCTGGTAAATCTACAATATCTAATCtattattgaaattttacgATGGCTATGATGGATCAATATCTATCAACGGCCGCAATATTCAAACAATCCCACAAAAATCGTTAATTGAGAATATCACCGTTGTAGAACAGCGTTGTACTTTATTTAATAATACCCTTAAAAACAATATTCTTTTAGGTTCGACAGGTTCGATAAGAAACGCCGATTCTAACACTATCGACAATAACAATTTAATCAAGGAAGCCTGCAGAATGGCCCTTCTGGATAGGCTTATTTTAGATCTCCCTGATGGACTAGAAACAATAATCGGGAGTGGAGGGATTACACTAAGTGGTGGCCAACAGCAAAGGGTTGCTATAGCACGTGCATTCATCAGGGACACTCCAATATTATTCCTGGACGAAGCTATCTCTGCTTTGGATATAGTTCATCGCAATTTACTTATGAAAGCGATTCGACATTGGAGGAAAGGAAAGACTACAATTATATTGACACATCAATTGAGCCAAATTGAAGCTGATGATTATTTGTATCTAATGCAAGACGGTAAAGTCATTGAAAGCGGTATCCAGTCGGAATTATTAGTGGATTCTACCACCACATTTAGTAAATGGTACCATCTACAGGAAGACTATTTTGATGCAAAAACTGTTGTAAATACAAagactgaagaaaaatccaTATCCACCATGGAAAGTTTTAACTCTCAATTGAAAACTCCAAAATTTGAATCAGGCCTAAACAATCTAGGATATGATGAAGCTGATCGCCTATCCTTCTATGAAACAGTTCATCTGCGGAGATCGAACAACAagacaagaagaataagaaTCGGGGATGATAACCATGAATATGCAGTAAAACAACAGAATGATATCGAAAACGCAAATGGCCCGCAAATCTTGAGCGTTTCTCACataatgaaaacaatgatCAAAAGCATCagatacaaaaaaattcttatcTTAGGGTTGCTATGCTCTCTTATTGCAGGCGCCACAAATCCCGTTTTTTCGTACACGTTCAGTTTCTTGCTAGAAGGTATTGTTCCATCCACGGATGGAAATACTAGTTCTTCATTTTACTTAGCGAAATGGTCATTTGTTGTTCTTGGTGTCGCTGCAGCAGATGGTATTTTTAATTTCGCCAAAGGATTTCTATTAGGCTATTGTAGTGAATATTGGATTATGGACCTTAGGAACGAAATCATGGAAAAAGTAACGAGAAAGAATATAAACTGGTTTTCTGGTGAGAACAACAAGGCAGCTGAAATTTCTGCACTAGTTATGAATGATTTGAGAGATTTGAGGTCTTTGGTCTCAGAATTTCTGAGTGCAATGACTAGCTTTATTACTGTGTCAACTATAGGGCTAGTATGGGCATTGATATCAGGTTGGAAGTTAAGTTTAGTCTGTATATCAATGTTCCCATTGATAATAATCTTCTCAGTCATTTATGGCAGCAGTTTGCAGACATATGAAACCGATTACAAGTCATCGGTCGCTCAATTAGAAAATTGCTTGTATCAAATTGTCACTAGTATCAAAACCATCAAGTGTTTACAGGCTGAGTTTCATTTCCAATTAACGTACCATGATATGAAGACTAAAATGGAGGGGATTGCTTCTAAACGTGCCATTGCCACAGGGTTCGGTGTATCTATGACAAACATGATTGCTATGTGTATTCAGGCTATTCTTTATTACTATGGATTAAAGCTGGTCATGGTTCATGAGTAtacttcaaagaaaatgtttgCAACCTTCACTTTGTTATTGTTCACTATTATGTCGTGCACTACTTTAGTGGGCCAAATTCCTGATATCAGTCGAGGCCAACGTGCTGCCAGTTGGATTTACAGAATTCTCGATGAAGCCGAGTGTACTCTAGAGATTGAAGACAATAACGGAAGAGTACTAGGCATAAGTGGCGGTACGTATTATGGTAACTCGAATAAGCCTATCGTTTCGATACAAAATCTGACATTTGCATACCCATCCGCGCCTAATATCTCTATTTATAAACGCATGGATCTTAACATGTTTTGTGGACAGACAGTGGGTATTGTGGGTGAGTCAGGTTCAGGAAAGTCTACGCTAGTTCTTCTATTAACCGGGCTTTATGCTTGTAAAGTAGGATGTATCGAGATAGACGGCACAGACGTAAATGACTGGAATTTGACAAGTCTAAGAAGAGAAATCTCAGTTGTTGAGCAAAAGCCATCTTTATTCGATGGTTCCATTAGAGACAACCTGACCTACGGTTGTCTTGGCCAAATGCCTGATTTTGAATTGTATGACGCATTGAAATATGTGGGAATCTATGACTTTGTAGCTTCGCTGCCTCAGAGTTTGGATACACGTATTGATACGAATCTATTGTCAGGTGGACAAGCCCAAAGACTTTGCATAGCCAGAGCGCTACTAAGAAAATCGAAAATTCTGATCTTAGATGAATGCACCTCAGCCTTGGATTCCGTCAGTTCCCGTATTATTAATGATATTGTTAAAAAGGGACCACCCGCTCTATTGACTATGGTTATAACGCATAACGAAGAGATGATGAGGTGTTGTTCCTCAGTCGtcgttttcaaagatggcAAAATAGTTGAGGAGGGAAGCTTTGATACTTTATATAATGATCATAAAGAATTATTTCGAATTATTTCTCCGGCAGAAGTAGTTGAACGCAagtaa